A window of Drosophila santomea strain STO CAGO 1482 chromosome X, Prin_Dsan_1.1, whole genome shotgun sequence genomic DNA:
tccaAGTTTTCAGTGATCGTGCGCATTTATTCTCAGTGCACAGATGCTAGACAGATCCGGCCACGCTCCTCGTCAGTTTTCCGTTGCCACTGGCAACTTTTGTAGCCGTCTGGCTTTTTATAGCTGGACTCCGgacttgttttcattttaatgtCTGTTTTTAATCTTCTTgcttaggttttttttttgccttgcCGCCACCGCTGGGAAAAAAGCCTAAAGTAATTACTGTTCGATTTTCCAAATGGTGGGGCAGGGTTCGGAAAATTCTTGGTGCGGTGGTAAGGGGGGGGTGTGTTGCGTATGGGGGTGGATGGGAAAATTATGGAAGACAACCGCCAGCTGACATTTGCCAAGTTTCCCTCGCTATTTGCCTTGTCATTGTCATTGTCATTGGGCTACTGTTGTTTACCCATTATTATGTACAAATGTGTGGATGTGGGCGTCTTTTGTTGtgccacacacccacacacacatggctGTCTCTCTTTCTAGCCCGCTGTATCTGTCTCTGTCTCAGCCTGTAACTGTCACATTGCTGGcacttcatcatcatcaacaacagcagcagtcaTCGCTTCTCTCGCCCGCTTTCTCCCGCGCTCTCTCCCACTTTCACCGCTCCTTGCTGCTTTCTCCCTTCGCAGGACGACTTTCTCACAGCTGGTGATTAGCGACGGGCGTCGAAAAGAGGGGGTGGCCAAGGAAACCCCACGATAACGACGTCACTGGGGGCGATGGCAAATGATTGCCACTTGAGGTGTAAACGAGCGCATTTTACAGCGTCTTTGAGATGTTCACAAAAATCAAGTAAAGATGTATATGGAAAAGAGTGCAGAAAAAACTGAGGGGAAATATGGAAGGAGGAAAAGGGAAGGAAGACAGGGAAAGGGAGGTGAAAGGGAAGCGTTCGCAGGAAAGCGGAAAAAGTCTAGCTGAAAtcactgccacgcccccttctTGAATTCGTTATCGATATAAGCATAAAGCTTAAGCTGCAAATCGACTGACATTAAGTGTTATTATTCCCCGATATCATGTGTGTCGTAAAAACCTCAAGCATTTCATTATTAACAAATATGCTCTGCTGACTTGGAACATATTTGGTGAGGCTTTAATGTAGATGCTTGCAATCTTTGGAAAGGTAGTCTAAAAACCATTTCTAAATAATGTTTATAatcttaaataattataattatttaagtgTAACCCATTACTATGAATTGATCATGGCTTGAAAACTTTGCTCtgaaattacaattaattCGCTAAGAAAATATCAGTTCATTTTTTTGgtaatttataaaagaatcTATAACTTGCCTAATTAGCTTCACATAATAGCAAAAcggaaataatttaattttaatgggTCAAGCAAAAACGGGTACGtttatcagtttttttttttacacgTAAACAAAATGAACTCGGTGCCTTTCGTAAAACTTCGTTTTTGGTGCTATTCGCacatctatatatacataaatatgcatgaaGCTTCGTAtcttgagttttttttttttaggtggGCGGGATATTCGTATAAGTGTTTAATCATgccaaaatattcaaaaccTTTTTGGATATTTTCAAAACGGTTGCAAACACCGCTAAGGGGTCTACAAAAGTGGAGACTTAGCTAAAGCTCTGGAAATTACGAATTTTAATAAAAGCTCCTTTTCCAGTAAAATACAACCTATATTGAAAGTAAACTCAAAAagaagcaaaataaaatgaaatattttaaggaatataaatgtataaaataattttaataggTTCTAGTCACAGCTGCATTAGTGGAGTTTCCAGCCAAATGGTTGGGAGCCACACTAGATTTCGATAAGTTACTAATCGACAATTGTCCACCTCTAAAGTGCCGAGCATAAACAAAGTTAATATCAAATAAACGGGCCAGAATTCTTTACCAATTTGTTGCTAAGTAAATAAATTGACTGTTTAGCATGTCTCTCTTTCCCGCCTATGGCGGTGGCCAGCCCCTAGCAGCCGGCAGTGCGAAAGAGGAGGCGAAACCAGAAGAGGCGACAGCAACAGGCGCGAATTGGAAAAACAACGAGAGTTACAttcaaaaacatataaaagATGTAGATATAGCAACTCAGGAAGCCCAACCAGacagctcctccagcagcgAGGACTCCGAGGAGGAGGGGGACAAGGAAAAGCAAGAGGATGTACCCAAAACCAAGGAAATACCCCGGGGTAAACCTCTGGAATTCGATGCCAGCGATGAGTTCTATGTGGACAAGAAGAGCAACAGCTCCTATAGAAACATCAGCACCCTGACTAAACCCACACGACCACGCTACAAAACCCGGATGGCACGACTGCGGGATGAGAACCACAAGCACCGTGGCTTCTCAAGGGCCGACTCCAAATTGACCCTGAAGAACAGTCGCTACGTCAGAAAGCAGCTGCCCGTTGAAGCACTCAGCGAGGAGGAGGTGGCCAGGCTGCAGGAGCAGCTCACCCGCAGCAAAGTGCTCGTACAGCGGGAGCCCGAGGTGCTGGACCACTGGCTGGAGCTGCACCGCCTGCTGAATCTCAATTTGGACAAGGCCAATCGACTGGCGGTGGCGGAGCACCAGCTGCACACCCTGGAAACGGCACTGGAACACCATCCGTCCAATCAACAGATTCTGCGGCTCTACACGGACGTGGCCAACGCCACATATCAGGCCAGCGAGGTAATCTATGGGTTAGTTACTATTGGGTTTCGTAAAAGGTTGAATTAgtaacatttttaaacaacaataactATGCCACTTATAAGTATATTCATCGTAGTAGTAATATTTTGGAAATAGAATCTAGTACGTTGATTGAAACTACTGTCAAGTCATTAGCCACATTCACATACTGTCAAGTCATTCGCCACATTAATCAATTTTCACTTTCCATGCCGACGACatcaaaatatttggaaatatattttaaaacaaatttatttggtAAGCGCAAGCAAATAGAACGCCCTTTTATTTATCGCGCgaattgcaataaaacaattttaagaAACGATTGTACATTAAAAAAcataacattttattaactgatatatacatatcaaaaaatatttatttgttcagGTTGCTGCGCGCTTCGAGAAAATGCTGAAGAGAAACCCCTTCGAGTACATACTGTGGACAAACCTAATAATGGTCACCCAAGGCAACATGGCGCGTTGCAGGGTGCCAGCTGTGCTCCAGATTTACGCGTACAGCATGCGCCGAATGCACGTCGGACACACCGATGAAATAACCAGGAGATTCGAGACGACGGAGACGGATGTGATAATGCTCAAACTGTTTCACAATTGCTTACTATTCCTACGCCAATCGGGCAATATAAACAGGATGTTTTCCGTGATTCGTTTGTCAATGGAGCTGAATTTCCCGGGCCTGACGATGAATTGCCTGGAGGCAAGTGCCGCCAATGAAGCACCATTAATCGAGTTTGAGGAAATGGTGCTGGGTTCGGGAATGCCGATGCCCGAGATCTGGACGCGAGTGGAGAAACTCAGACAGGCGTACTGCTTCCTGCCGTATCCAATCTTGACGTCCTCGTCGATTGAAGACTTCAAAGGAGAATGGGATACCGAGCGTTACATGTTCAGCGACGATATTGTCCCATATGCACACGCACTGAAGTCGCCGGGCAATCGCTTGCACCTGCTGCTCGTGGTTGTACAACTAACGAAAATGCCCCTGATTCGCAGCTGCtgtttggcaaacaaattaaatccGTGCATTGAGGAGTTCGGCGAGACCGAGGCCATTGAAATGCTTTTCGCTGTCCTGGCAGATAGGCACTCCTATGCAGTGTCAGCGTCGAACTATGCGGACTGTGATGCGCCCATGATGAACTTGGCCAAAGAAATGTCCGTGACTCCCAGCTTTATGCCGCACTTTGTGGGACATGACGTGTATGCGGATACCGTCAGTACTTTGATTCTTAAATGTAGCGAAGCTTTTAGCGGCGAGGAGACCAAGCGACGGACATTCCTGATTCTGTGGCTGCGATTCCAGCGGCTCTTAATAGTGCTGCACAAGCTCATGGGCAAGCTAACGAAATCTTATGTAAAGGATACACGAAACCGGATTCGCGAAGAGATCAGTAAGTCGGAGAATCGTGAAGTTGTACGTTTTTATACGGAGCTGGCCTTGTGCGAGTTCGAGGGTCAGAATAATAATGACAATGACTGGCGTTTCTTTTCCATATTTTGGAAGATAATCACCGAAAAGTCGGCCGAATCCAGCCGCATCAGCTGTCCGGACATAATGCACCTCTATATAGTTTGTGCTGAATTGCTTATACAAAATCGTCACAAGGATAGGGCCATCGATGTACTCGTTTCACTCTGTGTCGAAACACATATCATTTTAGACGAGACTTCTATCAGCTCCAAGGAAGTGATTGTAGAAAGCATAAAGAGCGGAATAAAGCTGGTAAATGCGGAACTGAAAGCCCTCGATGCACAGCCAGCTGAGATGGCTTTGGAAGAGTACTTCATGCCCAACCGACTACTTATCCTTTTGCGTGCTCTCTCTTTGCTCGATATACTGTATGATCCTCGAAATCTGGAGGTTAAACAGTTTCTCAGTGACCTGCAGCAGAAGGAGCTTGGCCCCGAGGCCGCGAGGACCAGCGAAAGAAAGCGTTTCCTTAGGGAGCAGGTCATGGAAATACAGCTACTACAGCTGCAGTTGTCCATTTCCCTAGCTGGCGATATTGAGATCTATTGCGGATTCAGTGAGAGGAAGCTAGAGGATCTGCTGGAGCGAGGACTCGAGGAGTTTCCGCGAAATATGGTGTTTCTACAGCACTGGACCAACTTGAAAACGATTCTGTGGCACAAGCAGCGTGCCCGCTTCATACGCACCAAGGCCGGTATCGCTTCACTGGCGCACCTGGTCATTGCGGCTCACAGTCGCGTTCAGATCATAGAACCCACTGATACGTTTTCGAAGGACGCCATACGTGTGGCGGTGCGCAATCGTTTGATCAACTTGTTTGAGGCCTACCTTCCGACCAATTCAAATCGTTCGGAAATTGAGGAGGAGCAGTATCGCGCACTGCGCAGGAACTCCATCTATTGGCGCTTGTACATGACATGCCTATCCGATACGAATGCCACTTTTCAGCGCAGCAGGGAAGTGCTTCTGATGGCCATTGACGAGTGTCCCTGGGACAAGGCCTTGCTAATGGAAGGAGGCAAGGTTTTGCCGAACGAACTGTCATTCCTACAGGACCTGATGACCGAAAAGGAAATACGCATTTTCGCTGTCCCCGAGGAACTGGGCATCTTGCGGGACCAGTGAGTCTCGTCagctaaatttatttattgcctgATGTTTTTCTAGCATTCGAGCAACTCGATAATTTAGCtctctaaatatatatatattttttttatca
This region includes:
- the LOC120455188 gene encoding nuclear exosome regulator NRDE2 isoform X1, which gives rise to MSLFPAYGGGQPLAAGSAKEEAKPEEATATGANWKNNESYIQKHIKDVDIATQEAQPDSSSSSEDSEEEGDKEKQEDVPKTKEIPRGKPLEFDASDEFYVDKKSNSSYRNISTLTKPTRPRYKTRMARLRDENHKHRGFSRADSKLTLKNSRYVRKQLPVEALSEEEVARLQEQLTRSKVLVQREPEVLDHWLELHRLLNLNLDKANRLAVAEHQLHTLETALEHHPSNQQILRLYTDVANATYQASEVAARFEKMLKRNPFEYILWTNLIMVTQGNMARCRVPAVLQIYAYSMRRMHVGHTDEITRRFETTETDVIMLKLFHNCLLFLRQSGNINRMFSVIRLSMELNFPGLTMNCLEASAANEAPLIEFEEMVLGSGMPMPEIWTRVEKLRQAYCFLPYPILTSSSIEDFKGEWDTERYMFSDDIVPYAHALKSPGNRLHLLLVVVQLTKMPLIRSCCLANKLNPCIEEFGETEAIEMLFAVLADRHSYAVSASNYADCDAPMMNLAKEMSVTPSFMPHFVGHDVYADTVSTLILKCSEAFSGEETKRRTFLILWLRFQRLLIVLHKLMGKLTKSYVKDTRNRIREEISKSENREVVRFYTELALCEFEGQNNNDNDWRFFSIFWKIITEKSAESSRISCPDIMHLYIVCAELLIQNRHKDRAIDVLVSLCVETHIILDETSISSKEVIVESIKSGIKLVNAELKALDAQPAEMALEEYFMPNRLLILLRALSLLDILYDPRNLEVKQFLSDLQQKELGPEAARTSERKRFLREQVMEIQLLQLQLSISLAGDIEIYCGFSERKLEDLLERGLEEFPRNMVFLQHWTNLKTILWHKQRARFIRTKAGIASLAHLVIAAHSRVQIIEPTDTFSKDAIRVAVRNRLINLFEAYLPTNSNRSEIEEEQYRALRRNSIYWRLYMTCLSDTNATFQRSREVLLMAIDECPWDKALLMEGGKVLPNELSFLQDLMTEKEIRIFAVPEELGILRDQ
- the LOC120455188 gene encoding nuclear exosome regulator NRDE2 isoform X2 — its product is MLKRNPFEYILWTNLIMVTQGNMARCRVPAVLQIYAYSMRRMHVGHTDEITRRFETTETDVIMLKLFHNCLLFLRQSGNINRMFSVIRLSMELNFPGLTMNCLEASAANEAPLIEFEEMVLGSGMPMPEIWTRVEKLRQAYCFLPYPILTSSSIEDFKGEWDTERYMFSDDIVPYAHALKSPGNRLHLLLVVVQLTKMPLIRSCCLANKLNPCIEEFGETEAIEMLFAVLADRHSYAVSASNYADCDAPMMNLAKEMSVTPSFMPHFVGHDVYADTVSTLILKCSEAFSGEETKRRTFLILWLRFQRLLIVLHKLMGKLTKSYVKDTRNRIREEISKSENREVVRFYTELALCEFEGQNNNDNDWRFFSIFWKIITEKSAESSRISCPDIMHLYIVCAELLIQNRHKDRAIDVLVSLCVETHIILDETSISSKEVIVESIKSGIKLVNAELKALDAQPAEMALEEYFMPNRLLILLRALSLLDILYDPRNLEVKQFLSDLQQKELGPEAARTSERKRFLREQVMEIQLLQLQLSISLAGDIEIYCGFSERKLEDLLERGLEEFPRNMVFLQHWTNLKTILWHKQRARFIRTKAGIASLAHLVIAAHSRVQIIEPTDTFSKDAIRVAVRNRLINLFEAYLPTNSNRSEIEEEQYRALRRNSIYWRLYMTCLSDTNATFQRSREVLLMAIDECPWDKALLMEGGKVLPNELSFLQDLMTEKEIRIFAVPEELGILRDQ